From the genome of Grus americana isolate bGruAme1 chromosome 4, bGruAme1.mat, whole genome shotgun sequence:
tggagagagaaaaatgtctgcTATTGTGCTGCTATAGAAACCACGTACAGTCTGTAGGTAGGTGAGGGTGCACGGAGCgtgtccctccctccctcctttctctgccCTGGAATGAAGATCCTATCTTGCTCAGTACGTTCGGCCTTCGCTGGCCAGGAGATCTCCCCCAGTACAGAGAGAAGCTGTTTTCCTGTTTACGTAGTTTCTTTTAATATCTCTGTTCCCTCGCTCTTTTGTTCTGCTCTTGGAAGGTgatgcagggctgtgccagggcaggggtAAACTCTGCTCTTCTTGGGCTTTTCACAGGGGTTGGCCAACTTGGGTCTATGTGTTGGGAGCACGGGACGTACGTACTGTGCCATGAACAGAGAGCTTTCTTGTATTTACTCCTATAAAGCCAAAGAGAGAATTCATGGTGCTTTGGAAAGTAAATACTTATCTGGAACGAGCAGACGTTGTCCATGTTTCTGAACGCCCTGTCCACACCACTTGTTTCTCTGAAGATGCGCGTTGGAAGTGAATTACCAAAGCGCTAGATTACAAAGTAAGGTTCATTCCCCAGCTGCCGATGGAAGTGTCTCTATGGAAGGTGTAAGCTGCATGCAAGCTTACCCTCTGAAGAGTGGCACAAAATAAGCTATAGAAATGTGTCGTGGAAGTGTGTATTCACACCGGCTCTGACCCGTGACCATCTGGGCTAAGACCTTGTCTCTGACATCAGTCACTTCTGCGAAACTGAAAGGAAGACATAagaaattttgtattaaaatgacTGAGAGAGGAGGAAGCCTGTCCACACCATGTTAGAGTTCTTTCTGGTTCATAACACTTAAGTTCAAAATTTGAGGAGATTAATTTACTGCTGCTTATGAATTTTATGCTGGCATAAAGTATTGtaaaactgcatttctcatAATTTATAAATGTACACTCCTTCTTGGTATAgtgataattttaatttttgtcccAGTGCCTTCCTACAACAATTGACTCAGTGGGTCAATTATGTACTTTACAATAACATATTTTGTATCTCAGTTTTTCCAGAAGTTCCACCTTTCAATCTGGCTgactgttttgcttttggtgtTCTGAGACAGAGGGAGAAGATCTCATTCTCAGGTTATTTTAGCACTTTCATCCAGTCCCTAATTAATCATCTCCTTCATAAAACTGGTGTATTGCAGTGTCATCTCATTTTTGTCACCTTTTCCCACTTCCTTTTTTCTACCACACCCCTTTACATGTTGGAGACACCACTGCTGCACACATTGCTATATGTTAGgcctaaatatttatttatgtaatggTTTTAATTATTGTCTGCAGGCCTCTAGAAGGGATTTCTTGATCATCCAATCTCATTGCCACTGCAGTCAACCACACCATGTAATCCCTTCTATAAACTCCTCCAGCTCCATTTAAAAGATGTCAGACTTGATTTTGCTCCAGCCACTCTTGCTAGAGGGCTGTTCCAGTGTTTTGCTACTGCGACTGCAGAGATGAGCTTATCCCATTTATTCTCACGCTGACGTTGGCCTTTAGTTTTAACCAAACTTTCCTGGCTCCTCCTTTTCCCAAGCCCCACTTTCCTTGTTTTGCCAAACTGAATACACCGAGTGTTTTTATCCTCCTCTGAAATGGGCTGTCCAGTCCCTGATCATCACAGGGGGTTTTGTCCATACTTGTTCCACTTTGATTTACTCTTGACTGGCTGACAGAATCATGCATCGTACTGCAGATCTCTTCTGAAATTGCTTATCTGACATAACTGGGTTTATGTTTCCCTTTTTACACAGCTCCTACTCATCTTGTGATTAACTagtctttcttttccaagttcTGATCTCATAGTcaatggaagaaattttttgtGATTAATCTCCGCATGTCACTAGTATTATCAAACTTAGTTCTATTTTCATTAATCCAGTTCTAGGAGGCGTGCAGTTTCTCCAATATACTATTCCCACCTCTGTCTGAACTGGTGATGTCTCCTAGCTCTGCCAACAGCAGAGTTCCTTAGCATGCTTGTGTTCTTGATGACACCActataatgaaaatatgaagGACGACAGGACCCTTGATGAATCCCACAGAGCAGCTTTCCTTCAGTCTGATGCTTCCCACATAATCCACCCCTCTGTCGTTGTCTCCTGATCCCTGCATTCTTCTGCTTAAACAGTTGTTCCCTGCCTGGACAGTATCAGGTATTATTGACCCCAAACAGATTACATCTACCATATTTCCCTTCTGtaaggaaaagggaaacaaagtTGTATGAGGGAATGATGTCATGCTGAAGCAACATTTCATGTAATCCCATGCTTGATTTTATCCCATTTATTCCATTACATTTAAATActctttccttcaaaatttgTCCAAATTACTGTGAATTATTTACTTCCCTTTACTTAATGCAAGTATTCCAGAATGATTTCAGCGCTCCAGTAAAACTTCTTGCTCCTTCCACCCTCATCTTCACACACTTGGCCTGCCTGCACTCCGGACGAGATCATTTGTTTTCCCCCACAGCAGTAATTACCCatgattttcttccctttactCATCCTCCATCTTTCATGTAatcatctttattaaaaatggaagcaaaatgCTTGTTGGCTTTGGAAATATTGCCAGACTTCCTTCAACCTGTATGCCCCTCTCACTGCATGACAGCCCCGTTTCTTTTTCCCTGGTTGAAGTAGCTGCTTCTAGCTGCCATTATTTATCTTCTGTGTGTCCTCATCTTGAAGACAAAACTTTTAGGAGAGTGATCGTCCTCACTGCTACCTGTAggttttctgtttccagtgaCCTTCGTTACCAAGCTGCCAGGAGATCTCCCGTGAAACCCTTCCCCTTTGCGTAAGATTGTCCAGATCATTTCTGCTGCTCTGGCGTAAAGAAATCCAGTCTTTCCTTTATATTCAAGTCCTTGAGTCCTTTAGccttgttgatttttttctcttactctTTCCCCTTTTGACTTAGGATGCCTTTTTATAAACCTATGTTTTGcccatctatttattttaaactgcatCTCTCAAACAATTTTTCCCCCTGTGACCTTAGTAGCCTTACAATATACTCACAAAGCTAAAGCACCATCACCTCTTGGGCTGGCGGCTGGCAGAGAGCTGTTCCGCTACTGTACCCAGCgctgctcagccccaggcaTCACTCATAGCGCCTGCTCTCACCCTTACATCTGGGCAAGCAGCAGTTTGTTTCACTATATTCCAGATAACTTTTCTGATATGCAAATGTAGCTTTGCAGCTCATAGAAAGCTCTGCACAAAGATGTGTTTGCTGCGATGGTGACCGTCTTTGGCCAAGGTCACCGTCAGGCTCCCAGTCCTACCCCCGGCTCTCTTTGGACACCTtctctgctgtggttttgagCCAAACACTTTGGGTCTATTCCTTCTTTTTGCATAATTAGCATTCAGTGCTATCTGTTGGCCTTCACTATGAGGTCTGTCTTTCCTGGATACAGGAGCGTGATTTTATCCTGCTCTGTTACCTCTCTCCTAGCAAGCTGTTTCACGCGTGGGCAGGTTTTATTCCTCCGTTCTGCTGCTCAGGCTCCTTGCTTATGCCGGCAAGGGTTTCGTGTGCTGTACATCAAccgctccctgctcccaggccgGGGCGGCCCTCTGCTTCCCACCCACCTCATTGATATTTCTCCTCCCTTGCCATCATCTTCTGTTGTTTCTTTAACCATTATCATATCCGTGTGTTACTCCATCTTTCTCCTATTTCTGTGTATTACAACCAAACCGTGGGGGCACAGACCTCTCCCCGTCTCGTCCCTTGGTTTCAATTCTTTCCTCCGCAGTTGCATTCTGATTTCAGTGGGCTCCTACTCTGGGTGGTGATTTCGAAGCGCTTgcgccgggcagggctgggagggaagggaaagcttTCCGCAGGAGGATGGAGGTGTGCGGCTGCACGTGTGCACCGGGGCGACACCTGCCCCTACGCGGAAGCAGGGCTGATGCACCCCCGGCAGGGTGAAAACCAAACAGATGACTGAGCCTTTGTACCGTGCGATGCACGTTTGAGTCAACCTGGCGGGGTTCTATGACGTAACCCCCGAAACGCCTCATTTCTGACGACCTTCACCCCCCGCGCAGGCTCCGCCCGGTCCCGCTTACCCCCCCCGCCGGACTCGCGCGCCCCGCGGAGCCGCTCGGCTctgcccggcggggcggggcttAGGGCGGGGCGTAGCGGCGGCCGGGCGCGCTGAGTGGCCGCCGGgagcgggggcggggcttggggcgggggcgggggcgagAAAAGCggcgggggagcggcggcggcagtGGTGGGTGCGCTCTGCGGCGGAGCTGCGATGCGCCTGACGCAGAGCATGTGCACCATCGCCGAGTGCGCGCCCGGCGGGGAGGgctgccccgccgcccggccccgcctcGTCAAGATCGCGGTGGTGGGGGGCAGCGGCGTGGGCAAGACaggtgaggggagggggggtggcTGTGCGGGGCGGCTGTGCGGGACTgtgcggggcggcggagcgcggCTAACGGTTGCCTGTGTGTGCCTGCCCGCAGCGCTGGTGGTGCGGTTCCTCACCCGGCGGTTCATCGGCGACTACGAGAGGAACGCAGGTAGGCGAGCGGCGGCGCGGCTTGGTGCCCGTCGGGCTGGGAGACCGGTCCCtccgcgggcgggcggggcggtGGGGGGTTACCGCCGGGTGGGGGCGGCGGGAAGGGAAGAGCCGGGGCCTCGGCCCCTGCCCGGCCGGCGGCTTTCTGCCCTGGAGCCGCCCGGGCTGCAGAGCGGGGGTGCGCAAGCCCTGGAAATAAGCGTGCACACCCCAGCCCTGAGCCAGCTCCCAACTGTAAAAGAAAGAACTTAAAAACCGGGGGCTATAGGTGCATCTAACGGCTGTGGTTACCAAATCGTGTGTgcgtcgtcccccccccccccccggcccgagGTGTTAGAAGGCCGGCAGCTCCGGCAGCCCTCGGGGAGGTGCGCACCGCTCACGGCAAGCGCGCAGCTCAGGTCACAGCTTCGCTGCCTCGCTCTTCTCCAGCAGAACTTACTGTCTAGGCTGAAAGTGTCCCTCTTTGAATAACTcttttagctaaaaaaaaaaagcctcattcTGTAAACTTAGTattatgttttcctttgcaaagtGAATGCCAGCAGCTAAATGATCTAGACCTTAATGGGGAAAATGGAGAGAGGTGATGCGATGTACTTGCTTGAGTGTAGTGCAGTGGGGAGTCTGAACTAATGTGAATGTAAAATACACAGCATTCTCTTGAGGTAGTGACTTGAAAAGGctgaacaaatgcaaaaaaccaacaaatagGTCAGCTGGCAGAGAGCTTGTTAGAAAAATGATTTGTTAAAGTGCAGAAATACCAAATGAGAAGCGAACTGCCTTTCTGTAACAGCCGGTTATTTTGCATGCTTACCTTTACCATCTAAGCCAAGACAGCCTTTAAGAAGTGACTGAGTTCCAAGTTGCACAGTATTAAATGCCAAGCTTCAAAACAAGTCAATGCAGGATTAAATCCCAGGCATCTAGTAGAGCCATAAATTTATGGGTTGTTACACACAAAAACCCCTTATAACACTGGTCCCTCACTTCATAAACAGTGATACAACTTTGTTTGCACAACTAATGGGCAGCAGAAGTGATGTTTGTCTGCGTGTGGAGTGGTGGCTGTACTTGTGAACCTGTTGGTGTTCTTGTCAGGTAATCTCTACAGCAGGCACATCCAGATAGATGGAGAGATGTTGGCTATTCAAGTGCAAGATACTCCAGGTGTTCAGGTGAGCTAGATGCAGCTGTGCAGTTTGCCAAAGCAGCTCTAAATGTGTCTGTGCATGTGTCCCTCTGTGTGCAGCAGCTTCTTATGGTCCATTTCAGAGCTTGGTGTTCTGTGTGGATGGGTGGTAAGTTCTGTTACAACCAGTGAAGCCAGATGTGTTGCGTGCCTGTAGTATGCTggtagcaaaagaaaaaacctcactGTTTTAGTGAATCATTTGTATATTGGAGGCCCATTAATTTTGAGTGGCTGAATTACTTAAGTGTCTTGTTCCTTTATACTGGGAACACCAggcacaaaaccagaaacaattCTGGGCAAATAAGGTACATGTGGAAGAAAATGTCATGACCAGTGCCCAACAAGCTTCAACAAATGTGTATGATAAAAAGTGAAGTCTGCTATATTGTGGCTGGGCTCATTAGTGTGTCACAAGTTAAAGTTTTGAATGTATAGACCTGAGTAATGCTGGATTGTTGCCTTTTTGAACTGGGCAATGCTCCAGGTCCAAATGCTTCCAGCTCATATCTTTGCTTCCCCAGACTTACTGTCTAGCCAGTTAATTTCCCATTCTGTGGAACTACAAAGTCTTTCTCTGCATGCAGAACTACTCAGGTCAATTTTCCATTGGAGTATAGCAAGCTCCAGTGTTAAATTCCACCTTTTTGCAGCTGAATCAACATACGCATTTATTTACCATGCTCAGATTAAGTTTGTACTTACAATGTGTAATGCAAATATCTACGTCTGAAGCTGTAAAATGCTGTTTGGCTTTACAGACTCTTAACGACAGGTTCCTTTAATCTTTTATGACTTCAGCTGTCTAATGTGAGACCATTCATCTTTCAGATCCATGAACACAGTCTGGATTGTAATGAGCAGCTGAACAGATGCATTCGCTGGGCAGATGCCCTGGTGATTGTCTTCTCCATCACAGATTATAAGAGCTATGAACTACTCAGTCACCTTTACCATCATGTCCGACAGTTGCATCCAGGAAATGCAGTCCCTGTTGTCATCGTAGCAAACAAAGCTGATCTCTTGCATATCAAAGAGGTGGAGCCTCAGCATGGACTTCAGCTGGCCAACATGCTGGGCTGTACTTTCTATGAAGTATCTGTCAGTGAAAACTATAATGATGTCTTCAATGCCTTCCATCTCCTCTGTAAAGAAGTCAGTAAACAGCAAACAACCAGCACCCCTGAGAGGAGGAGAACCTCTCTTATTCCACGGCCGAAATCGCCCAACATGCAGGATCTGAAGAGAAGGTTTAAGCAAGCTTTGTCTGCCAAAGTGAGGACTGTCACTTCTGTTTGACAGCAGAGCCGTTGGTCTTCCCAACGTTTAGCCTGAGGTTGAAACCTGGGGTGTTTAACACTGGCACATCTAGAGTCTGAGGCATTGTGGAAGAAGGATGGTTCAGGTAGCATTTTGCATGGCTGTAGAAACAAGCAGTtgcttaaaggaaaacaaaaaccaaaacaaccccaaaactctTGAAATGGTTCTAGGATGTGACTTGTAGaacaagtattttcatttggaaCTTTCCAGTAAATGAAACAAGCCTTCAGTTTGCCTTTTCTCCAATGGGACAGATTTGACTAACACTTTTGCAGAAACAACCTTTTCGCTGTAACTCTTAATTTCTCATACTTGAGCAGGGAAACACCCTGAACTATTCTGAACTTCACTGTTCAGAACTAACCACTTGAGTCTTGTTTTCACTTGGATGAAGGACAGCATGATGTATCTGTTTATTGCACAGTAGAACTGTTGATTTCctatgtatttcaaaatgagtaagcaaacatgaaatttttctgtaaaaataagtgTAAAGTAAGTGGACATGACTGAGTATCAAGACTGTAAACAAtggtcctttatttttttactgctatGTTATTGCAACAACTTGACCAGACTCTTTGTATGCGAAACTAGTGTCTGCAGGGTGTAAGCATATCTAATTACAAataacttttgggttttttactgtctgaaaaaaatacagtccaGACTAAATGATCCAACATGGAGCTTTTGAGGAATGAGCCTGGAGTTGGAGTGATAGTCCATTATAGCTGCTGGTCTAAGACACTTCTCTGTGCACAGGCACCGAAGGCGTGTGGCTGCCATTCAGCTTGGCGTGAAGCACGGCTGGCTCCAGGCGATGAAGCTGGTGGTTTGTTCTGAGCTGAGCCAGTCCCACTTCATCCTTATACACAGGTGGCAGGTTTATAATGTATATAACTTTCTTTTATATTGAGCTAATGGACTTCACAGGCTAAAGGCCTTATACACATGCACTTTAAAAAGCCAGTTGtgcttttgtttaaactgtaacttatttattttgtgtacaGTTGCTCCTTGTAGGGAGTGGACTTTTCATTCTTACTGCCTGGATCAACATTAAATTTTTGAGTTGcatgttttcttgtgtgttcTTTGTGGGTGAGCAACAATGGGCAATAACTAGTGAAATGCTGAGACAAAGTAGTAGTTTTCTCAAGGTAGTTAACATACATTACAGAAACAGTCAGAGGGCCTTTCCTGCCTATACTGTTGCTTTATTAGCATAAACCACAGGGGGGGAGCTCTCACAACTGCTTTACAACTTCCTTTTAAGAAATTCCTTTAAGGGAGAAACTGAATAAGGTGGGacctttcaaattaaaataggaTTCTTCATTTCCCCTTGTCAAAAAAAACTCCAGTGAGAAAGGAATGGTGTGAGGTAGGTAAAAATCTGTAACACCGAGTCTTTTAAGTGGCTGCCactttctttcttaaaaaaaaaaaaaaagctttaggtATTAAGCTAGATCACAATGAACTCTATCAAATTACACATTTTAActattttattcatgtttaaaGTAGCTTTACTGGGAGCCCTCCTGAGGAGAATGTTTGTGCTGGGACTTGGGTGACTGCTGTGCAGGTTCGCCTGCTTAGcctgtgtcctggttctggcaaggctaGAGCTAATTTtgcaaggagccaggacaggtgaccgaggctggccgggggctattccataccatgtgacatcatgctcaccataaaagggggctggtcgggcaggggagggggcagtgCGGGGTTTCGACATGGTTCCCGGACAGGCTGAGTGTCTGGTCCATCAGTCGGTGGTTGGATTggtaaattgttttctgttatcacccattgtgaatatctgttatcagtactgttgttgattgtttccctctcccttgctgtcccagtaacctgtccttatcccaaccctcgaggctttgccgttgttttcccattctcctccccatcccactgggggaggggtgagtgaggggcatgtggtgctcagctgccggctggggctaaaccacgtcagtttAATACTGCAGCTGTAATACTGGGTGTAGGGAAACCACGACACGGTCCTGACGATGGTGATCTTTTTGACCATGAGCTACTAGCCAAGTGACTTAGGACTtgcaaacaaaactgaactTACTACAAAATACTGCTGAGCTTATTAATGTAGTAGTAAAGCCATTTGCcaagggttttcttttcctcctgctcgCTTTTGAGTACTGCTTGGTGCCACGTGCAGAGGGCTTAGACGCTCCTTGCTGTGGCCCTGCACCTGCCCGAGCAAAGTCTCTTCTGTGCTGTTCCTGCTCATGTGCAACTGGCAGGAAACCTCTCATCCCCCTGCCCTCTTCCCCGAGCACAGGCTATGTGTAGCTACTACAGCTATTTCCTACAAATAAGGAGGTAACTATTACACTAGGGCCACTGGAAAGATTCCACTGCAGTCTTGGTCTAGAAGAAGAGCAGGCTTTTGTGACCATCTTCTTTGATCTGTCCAGCTACTTGAGTACGAGATGGTGGCTGAGTCCCAGCATCCACTACCACAGCTGTGGCCCCACTGGCTGGAAAGATTCCtccaaagtgtgtgtgtgggtctGCAAAACTAGTCTCTGCCTCACACGGAGGAGCAACCTGACCCATAGGAAATGCAAGAGCACCAGGGTCTGCTTAGACTCACCCCCTGCTTCTCACTATCCTATATACAGTACGTCCTTAGATGGCCAACGCCTGAGAGCATTTGATGAAAGACAGGTGAGGGAGAGAAGACCACAACGGCCAGCCTCCATCATCTCAGGAAAGTGACAGCATCTCAGAGGTGTGAGCACCTGAACTCACTGGCCAGCAATGGCCACTGGACGCAGGAGAGCCCTTCTGCTACCCGCAGTGTGGAACCCCTCTAGGACACCTGCCAGGACAGCAGGACTAGGTTCTTAGGGGTGATCAaataatgtaaaagaaaaatgggttGCAGGAATACGCAGTCCTGGCACGTGTAGCCCTGTGCActaggagggaaggagaagagcgATGAGGTTTGACGTTGTAAGAGCATTGCTTTATTGATTACAGAATTTATGAAACATCTATATTCTAAGATTAAACAGTacagaaggacagaaaagaaaccaagagACTGCGTATTTGCTTTCCAGTTGCTCTGTTCAAACTATTTCTTGAGTTTTTAACATTGCAATCCCAtactatttctcattttttatagCACAAAGTTCCATTCTATGGTCATTCTTATAGATCTGTCTTCCACAGAGGCAACACTGTCCAGCCTTTATAATCGGTTCATTGTTTCCTTCTAGCCACtcaaaagttaatttaaatcaaaatgcACCCTTTTCTGAAGACCATTATAAACATTTAAGAGAACCTACACTAGCTAGTGAGCAAAGGTTAAAAATCTACTTCCCATTTAGTCTATTCCTTTGGCATAATAAAGCAAACTATGACAGAATGAACGTTACTTATAATTTCACATTCTCAGTGTAAACTGTAGTC
Proteins encoded in this window:
- the RASL11B gene encoding ras-like protein family member 11B, with the protein product MRLTQSMCTIAECAPGGEGCPAARPRLVKIAVVGGSGVGKTALVVRFLTRRFIGDYERNAGNLYSRHIQIDGEMLAIQVQDTPGVQIHEHSLDCNEQLNRCIRWADALVIVFSITDYKSYELLSHLYHHVRQLHPGNAVPVVIVANKADLLHIKEVEPQHGLQLANMLGCTFYEVSVSENYNDVFNAFHLLCKEVSKQQTTSTPERRRTSLIPRPKSPNMQDLKRRFKQALSAKVRTVTSV